A single genomic interval of Opitutales bacterium harbors:
- a CDS encoding VOC family protein — MKPPIPILRSFDETKAKEFYITFLGFKVDWEHRFADDAPLYMQVSRGDSVIHLSEHHGDCSPGARIRIEMLDLEDYLDQLRTSRYRYARPGKPVKQPWGLKEVTLYDPFSNRLTLYTE, encoded by the coding sequence ATGAAGCCTCCGATCCCCATTCTTCGTTCATTCGACGAAACAAAAGCCAAGGAGTTTTATATCACCTTTTTGGGTTTCAAGGTCGACTGGGAACATCGTTTCGCTGACGACGCGCCCCTCTATATGCAGGTTTCTCGGGGAGACTCTGTGATTCATCTTTCCGAGCACCATGGCGATTGTTCACCAGGGGCCCGAATTCGCATCGAAATGTTGGATCTCGAGGATTACCTCGATCAGCTTCGCACTTCTAGATACAGATATGCTCGCCCTGGCAAGCCGGTGAAGCAGCCGTGGGGACTTAAAGAAGTGACGCTCTATGACCCTTTCAGCAATCGACTGACTTTATATACAGAGTAA
- a CDS encoding L-seryl-tRNA(Sec) selenium transferase: protein MPNSEPHRKSLLRQIPGVDTIITLLIEKGHTSDLLLPVVAARVRQAVERERRSILDGKSACATQEEIVEELAKNLSSLALSRLRGVINGTGVVLHTNLGRSPLSAGAVRRVSEVASGYSNLEFDLDVGGRGSRGAYLEQCLATVCGAEAATAVNNCASALILALRSLISDERDEVIVSRGELVEIGGGFRIPEILETSGAHLREVGTTNRTRGADFESAIGPRTSLLLKVHQSNFYQEGFTEEASLSELVRIGGEHHIPVLFDLGSGALFSTEKLAPIPHEPRVPEAIAAGADLVCVSGDKLLGGPQAGILAGKQEIIARLKKNPFFRALRCDKMVIAALQETVEAYLEDSENPALPHAEFLQRSLEGIRERADKIVAAVASSQLNIGSGISRCGGGTMPKAEIPSVTLDIPPRAMSLEEVARKLRMGEPAIISYAADGLLKIDLRTVFSHQDEQVACALNQLLNAKALNSTV, encoded by the coding sequence ATGCCAAACTCCGAGCCACATCGGAAATCATTACTTCGCCAGATACCGGGGGTCGATACGATCATTACTTTACTGATCGAGAAGGGACACACAAGCGACCTGCTGCTCCCAGTCGTGGCGGCTCGCGTGCGGCAGGCTGTGGAGCGAGAGCGCCGATCTATCCTGGATGGAAAGTCGGCGTGTGCGACCCAAGAGGAGATTGTTGAAGAATTGGCAAAAAACTTAAGCAGTCTGGCTCTGTCACGTCTGCGCGGCGTGATCAATGGCACGGGGGTGGTCCTGCATACCAATCTTGGACGCAGTCCGTTGAGTGCAGGTGCGGTGCGGCGGGTATCCGAAGTTGCCAGTGGCTATTCCAATCTAGAATTCGATCTGGATGTGGGGGGACGTGGTTCTCGGGGTGCCTACCTAGAGCAATGCCTGGCGACGGTGTGTGGGGCGGAGGCCGCTACGGCGGTAAATAACTGCGCATCGGCGCTTATCCTGGCACTAAGATCTTTAATCTCTGATGAGCGCGATGAAGTGATTGTATCGCGCGGAGAGCTGGTGGAGATCGGGGGTGGTTTCCGCATCCCCGAGATTTTGGAAACGAGTGGGGCGCACCTACGTGAGGTTGGAACGACAAACCGAACACGTGGCGCGGATTTCGAGTCAGCTATTGGGCCGAGAACCAGTCTGTTGCTCAAAGTTCACCAGTCGAATTTTTATCAGGAAGGGTTCACTGAGGAGGCGAGTCTGAGTGAGCTAGTTCGCATTGGTGGTGAGCATCACATACCGGTCTTGTTTGATCTAGGTAGCGGTGCTCTGTTTTCCACAGAAAAGTTGGCACCGATTCCTCACGAGCCTCGCGTACCTGAGGCGATTGCTGCCGGGGCGGATCTTGTCTGTGTCAGTGGGGATAAGTTACTCGGGGGGCCTCAAGCTGGGATTCTAGCAGGGAAACAAGAAATCATCGCTCGCTTAAAGAAGAATCCATTTTTCCGTGCTTTGCGTTGCGACAAGATGGTGATCGCTGCCTTGCAAGAAACCGTGGAGGCTTATCTTGAAGATAGTGAGAATCCGGCGCTCCCGCACGCTGAATTCCTCCAGAGATCACTGGAGGGTATTCGAGAGCGGGCAGATAAGATCGTAGCTGCGGTAGCAAGCTCACAATTAAATATTGGCTCAGGCATCTCTCGTTGTGGAGGCGGAACGATGCCCAAGGCTGAAATCCCATCCGTAACGCTCGATATACCTCCTCGCGCCATGAGTCTAGAAGAAGTTGCAAGAAAGCTGCGCATGGGCGAACCTGCAATTATCTCTTATGCCGCTGATGGGCTGTTAAAAATAGATCTGCGCACTGTGTTTAGTCATCAAGATGAGCAGGTTGCATGTGCTTTGAATCAGCTTTTGAATGCCAAGGCGCTGAATAGCACTGTCTAG